The following DNA comes from Nitrogeniibacter aestuarii.
ACTCTTCTTGATCGGTTGCAGTGCAAAGTGGGTGGGAATGACCGGAAGGTTGGCAAATGACCACTTGCCGCGCTTGACCTCTTCGTCCGGCGGGACCGCCAGCTCGAGCAAATGACCGACGGCGGACGACAGCACGTAGTCGTCCGACTCGAAGTAGTCTTTCTGGCGGGTGAAACCACCGATCGCACGGGCGATGTCCTGTGCGACGGAGGGTTTTTCCGCAATGATCAGTTTTTTGCTCATGTCATGGCTGCGAGCCCTTTTGGGTCCGCATGGTTCCCGCATTTGTTAGGTCATTGAGCGCGGCATGATAAGGAAGCCGCGGCGACGCTGGCAAGTTTCGGCACAAGTGCGAAGTGCCGGTATCGCATGCGACACCGGCAGCCGACCTGCATCGGAAGGCCGCTCCAGCCTGTTACGGCGAAGCAGCTGTTTACTGAAGAACCGGGCGCTCGTCTTCGTCGTCTTCGGTGAGCAGTTCATCCACCAGCAAGGAGTCCATCGGGCGCGCCTCGCGCCACATCACCATCAGCACGATGACCTTGATCCGCCCCATGGAAACCGCTGCTTCAGGCAGCGCCATGACACGATCCACGATCAGTTCGCGGCTGCGGGCATCGAGGACGCCGGCACTTTCCAGGAAGGTGATGAAGCCGATCCCTTCGGTGCCGAGCTTGACCTGCTCTTCGGCCACATAGATGCGAATGGCGCCGATGGACGGCGCCACCGGCAACACGCTGGTGCCGGCCACATCGTCGAGACCGGAGAGCCACTCGAGTGCTTCGGAGATTTCCTCGTCCTCGAATCCGGCCGCGGACAGGCGCCGAGCCAGTTGATCCGGTTCGGGACACGCCTCGGCGTGAATATAGTTTTCAAACAGATAAACAAGGACGTCGAACATGTTGGGGCCTGCTTTATGGAAGGCTCCTCGTGAGACCGGCAGCGCGTTCCGATGGTTGCGTTGCGCGGCATTCGGATCGGGGTTTGACCGGATCCTGAACACCGTGCACCTCGTCCTCGGACCGCTCATGACGGGTTTTCGAGGCGCCTTGGAGTCAAAGTCGCTGGAAGCGGCCGCCGGGCAGGCGGCTGACTCGCCCTTCCAGTTCCATGTCAAGCAGCATGGCGTAGAGTGTTTCCGTCGTCAAGCCGGTGCGGTGCACCATTGTGTCGATCGTCACAGGATCGAAACCCATCGCATCGAGCAACGGGTCCGCCGTTTGCGTGTCGGTCGAGACGGTCTCCACGGCGCGCTCCAACGGGCGTTCCAGCGCGCTAAACGCTTGTTCTTCAAGAATGTCCCGCGCAGTTTCGACCAGCTTGGCACCTTCGCGAATGAGCTGATGGCAACCTTTGGCGAGCGGCGAATGGATGGAGCCGGGGATGGCGAAAACCTCTCGTCCCTGATCAACGGCTTGCCGTGCGGTGATGAGCGAGCCACTGCCCGGAGCGGCTTCGACCACGAGAACGCCGCGTGACAGGCCCGAGATGATGCGGTTACGGCGCGGGAAGTTGTGCGCGACGGCGGCCGTGCCCAGCGGAAACTCGCTGACGATCGCGCCGTGGGCGACGATCCGTTCGGCCAATGCCTTGTTCCGCGCCGGGTACATGCGATCGGCCCCGGTGCCGATGACCGCCACCGTGTCGCCGTGGGCTTCGAGGGCGCCCTCATGGGCCGCAGCGTCGATACCGAGCGCCAGGCCGCTCACCACGCACAATCCGCCGCTTGCCAGGTTGTGCGCGAAGGCACGCGCATTGTCGATGCCCTGTGCCGTCGCGTTGCGCGAGCCGACGATGGCGATGGATGTCCTGTTCAGGACGGACAGATCGCCTTTGACGTAGAGCAGCGACGGCGGGTCGGCGGTATCCAGCAGGGCTCGGGGGTAGGTGTCGTCCGCCAACGTGACCACATGATTGCCGGGTGTCTCCAGCCATTGGCGGGTTCGATCGATCTGCTCGCTGGCGTCGTGATCGCGGATGGCGTGGGCGAGCTTGTCGCCCACCACCTTTGCCAGCGCGCCATGGCCGGCGTCGAAAATCGCCACAGGGAGCCCGAAGACGCTCAGTAAACGACGCTGACGCTCACCCCCGATCCCGGGAATGAGCGTCAGTCTGAGCCAGGCGGCGAATGCGTCGTGGCGATCCGCCACGTCAGGGATTGCGGATGGTATCGGCGATCTGGACCGGTGCGGAGGCATCCACGACGAGGCCGTAGGACACACGGTTGAACACGCGGAACACGAACACCAGCCCATAACGGTTTTCGGGCAGGTCGAAGGTTTCCTTCTCGCCGGTTTCCGGGTCCTTGTATTTCACTTCGCCGCGCGCACGGTACAGCGCGAGCACGTGACCGACTTCGATGCCTTCTTGCTGACCGACGCCGAGCGTGATGACCCCTTGGCGACCGGTCTCGCTGACGCCGCCATACACGCCGATCACGCGGCCTTCGACGCTCGCCTCGGGCGAGTGCGGCACATAGGAGGTGATTTCCGGGCGGGTGGCGGGCAGCATGCGCTCGCCGCTGCCGATTTCCTGCTTGGCCGAAATGATCTGGAGCACTGCCGGCGCGCCATGCTGGGTCACCGCCGCGGTACCCAGATGGAAGGCTTCGTAACCGAGCACTTCCTTGGTCAGCGGGTCGACGAGCGGGCGGGCAGGACGGAAGACATGCCACTGGTCGGTGCCCGGATCGACGTCCTTGGCGAACACGGTGTCGCCCTGGCCCGTGAAGAGCCGGTTCTCCTGGGTGGCAACGATCACGGCGGCGTTCTGGATGTTCTGCTCATCCACCACGAGCGGTTGGGACAGGAAGGGCTCGATCTCGTTCTGCGGGATGCTCGGGATGGCGTCTGCCAGATCCTCGGTGTAGACCGTCGGCTTGATGTCACGGCCCACGCGACGACCGAGTCGCAGATAGGGGCCGCTGCGGTCGAGCATGATGACCTGGCCGGGGTAGATGAGGTGCGGATTGCGAATCTCGTCCTTGTTCATCTGCCACACTTCGGGCCAGCGCCACGGGCGGCGGAGAAACTTCCCTGAGATATCCCAGAGCGTGTCGCCTTTCTTGACCACGTAGCTGTCAGGCGCGTTGGCGGCCAGTTCGACAGGCGCTGCGGCTGCAGCGGGCTGGACGAGGGCGGCGACGCCGATGAACATAGAGAATATAATGCGGATCATCACTCGCTTCCGTATTGATGCGGGCGGCATTTTCAAAGCCCTGCCGGGAATTTGTTCACCCAATGACGGTCACAAATCCCGGAAGTTGAGTGCCCCGATGACAAACGTGCAATCATCGGGGATGGCAAATCACTTGAAATTCTGCACGTAATCCCATAACGCGGCAAGCTTTTATGGCACTTCTTCCTATCCTTCACTACCCTGACGAGCGACTCCATACCAAGGCGAAACCGGTGGCCGAGGTGGATGAGCGCATCCGTACCCTCGTGGCCGACATGGCCGAGACCATGTACGAAGCGCCGGGCATCGGTCTGGCGGCGACGCAGGTGAACGTCCATGAACGTGTGGTCGTCATCGACGTCTCGGAGGAGCGCAACGAACTGCGGGCCTTCATCAATCCGGAGATCATCGAACGCCATGGCGAGACGGTGGGCGAGGAAGGCTGCCTGTCGGTGCCCGGGATCTACGACAAGGTCACGCGGGCGGAGCGGGTCAGGGTCAAGGCGCTCAACGAGCGTGGTGAAGCCTTCGAACTCGAGGCGGATGGCTTGCTGGCCATCTGCATCCAGCATGAGCTCGATCATCTCGACGGCAAGGTGTTCGTCGAATACCTGTCACAACTCAAGCAGGGCCGCATCAAGAGCAAGCTGGCCAAGCGCGCCCGCATCACGGCCTGAGACCCATGAAAATCGCTTTTGCCGGCACGCCGGAATTCGCGGCGCAGGCCCTGCGCGCGCTCATCGAAGCCGGGCACGAGGTTGTGCTGGTGCTGACGCAGCCCGATCGTCCGGCGGGCCGTGGCATGAAGCTCACGCCCAGTCCGGTCAAGGTGGTGGCGCTCGAACACGGCATTGCGGTCGATCAACCGGAAAAACTGCGCACCGAAGAACAGCAGGCCGCGTTGCGCGCAGCCGCGCCCGAGGTGCTGGTGGTGGCGGCCTACGGCATCATCCTGCCGCAGGCCGTGCTCGACATCCCGACCCACGGTTGCCTCAACATCCATGCGTCACTGCTCCCGCGCTGGCGGGGTGCGGCACCCATCCATCGTGCCATCGAGGCCGGCGACGCCGAAACCGGCATCACCATCATGCAGATGGACGCAGGTCTGGACACGGGCGACATGTTGCTCAAGCGCGCCATGCCCATCCGGGCCGACGCGACCACCGCCTCGCTCCACGACGCGCTGGCGGCGCTGGGCGGCGAGATGATCGTCGAGGCGCTCGCCGCGCTGCCAGATGGCCTGACGCGTACCCCTCAGCCCGAAGAAGGCGTCACCTACGCTCACAAGATCGACAAGGCAGAATCCCGCATCGACTGGCGACGCCCGGCGATCGAGCTCGATCGGGCCGTGCGTGCCTTCAATCCGTTTCCCGGTGCCGTGGCCGAGCTGGGTGGAACAACGCTCAAGCTGTGGGCGGCCGCCCCGTGTGATCGACAGGGCGCGCCGGGCGAAGTGTTGCAGGCCGATGCCGAGGGCCTGGTCATCGCCTGCGGTGAAGGCGCGCTGAAGATCACCACCGCCCAAAAACCGGGCAAGAAGCGTCAGCCGGTTGGCGATGTACTGCAGGGCCTTGAGCTGGTGCCCGGCATGGTTTGCGACTTGCCGTAACGGATTGAATTTTTTTGTCTATACCCCATCTAATCGGGGCGTGGCGAAAGTTGCCCGCGCTTGACTGGAGGAAAGACTGGAAATGTTCGGAAACTGGATGAAAACCTCGATCCTGATGGCGGGGATCGTGGCCCTGTTCGGTGCCGTCGGCGCAGCCATTGGCGGCCAGCAGGGCATGTTGCTCGCGCTCGTCTTCGGTGGCGCCATGAACCTGTGGGCCTACTGGTTCTCGGACAAGATGGTGCTCAAGATGTATCGGGCACGTCAGGTGGATGCCGCGAGTTCTCCGTATCTCTACAACATGGTCAAGGAGCTGGCGGGCCGTGCCGGGCTGCCGATGCCGAAGGTCTACATCATCGATGAAGACCAGCCCAATGCCTTTGCCACCGGACGGAATCCCGACAACGCCGCCGTTGCAGCCACGACGGGCATCATGAAGATGCTCAGCGAGCGCGAACTGCGCGGCGTGATGGCGCACGAGCTGGCGCACGTGAAGCATCGCGACATTCTCATCTCGACCATGTCCGCCACGGTGGCCGGTGCGATTTCCATGCTGGCCAACTTCGGCATGTTTTTCGGCGGCAACAACGATGACCGGCCCAACCCGGTGGTCGCCATTGCCATGATGATCCTGGCGCCGATGGCGGGCATGATTATCCAGATGGCGATCTCGCGGACCCGTGAATTCGGTGCAGATCGGGGTGGCGCCGAAATTTCCGGTGATCCGCATGCGCTGGCGGATGCGTTGGCCAAGATCGACGCCTACGCTCGCGGCATCCCGATGCACACGGCGGAGCGCCATCCGGAGACGGCGCAGATGATGATCATGAACCCCCTCTCCGGCGGTGGTCTGCGTGGCCTGTTCTCGACCCACCCGAGCACCGAGGAGCGCATTGCCCGCCTGCGGGCCATGGGTTGAGCCGACCGCTGACCTAGGGAAAATACTGACGCGCGGCACCCGCCGCGCGTTTTTCATTGATGGTCTAATGGGCCGATCGCCCGACACTGCCATTCATGACGACCCCAGCAAACACCGACAGCGCATCCCCCGACCGAGCCCAGTGGGCGGATTACGCCGTGCTGGTGGTCGACGATGAGGAGGGGCTGCGCAGCTTCCTGAACCGTGCGCTGAGCGCACGCGGAGCGCGTGTGGAGACGGCCGAGTCGGCCGAGGCCGCGGCGGCCGTGCTGGCCGACGGGCATTTTGACGCGATCGTGCTCGACATCGCCCTGCCCGGCAAGGCCGGCATCGAGTGGCTGCGGGAGCTGCGTGCCGGGGCCTACTCGGGCGACGTGATCCTCATCACCGCGTTTGCCGACATGGACACCGCCATCGATGCGCTGCGCGCCGGTGCGGCGGACTTCATCCTCAAGCCCTTCCGGGTGGATCAGATTCTCAACTCCCTGCAGCGCTGTTTCGAGCGTGCCCGTCTGGCGCGGGAAAACTACGTGCTGCGCCGGGAAGTGGCCGACCTGTCGGGCGAGACCGGCATCGTGGGCAGCTCCCAGGCCATGCGTCAGCTGTACGGCCTCATCAAGCGTGTGGCGCCAACGCCGACCACGGTGCTGATCCAGGGTGAATCGGGCGTTGGCAAGGAGCTGGCAGCACGGGCCCTGCACGGCATGAGCACCCGGGCCGAGCGCACTTTCGTGCCGGTCAACTGTGCGGCGGTGTCGCCCGAACTCATCGAGAGCGAGCTGTTCGGGCATGTGAAGGGGGCGTTCACCGGCGCCGCTGACAGCCGTAGTGGCCTGTTCGTGTACGCCAACGGGGGCACGCTGTTCCTCGACGAAATCGGCGAACTGCCGCTGGCCCTGCAGACCAAGCTCCTGCGCGCCCTCGAAGAGCAGCGCGTCCGGCCGGTGGGCTCGACCAAGGAAGTGCCGGTGGACGTGCGCGTGATCGCCGCCACCAACCGCGACCTGCAGGCCGAAGTGGCGGCCGGGCGTTTCCGTGAAGATCTTTACTACCGGCTCGAGGTGCTGACGCTGACGATCCCGCCGCTGCGTGACCGGCCGGACGACATCGTGCCGCTGGCCGAGCATTTCAATCACCAGCTGGCGGCGCGCATCGGCCTGCCGCCGCTCGACATCCTGCCCGAAGTGGCGGCACGGCTGGCCGGCTATCGTTGGCCGGGCAATGCGCGCGAACTGCGCAACTTCATCGAACGGGCGCTCATCCTCGGACACTTTCCGGTGGACGCAGAGCAGGACACGGTGGGCGGTGCCAAGGACATGCCCCTGACCCTGGCCGAGGTGGAAAAGCGCCACATCCTGGCGGTGCTGCGCCAGTGCGAGGGCAACAAGACGCGCGCCGCCGAACTGCTCGAAGTCTCCCGCAAGACGCTCGAACGCAAGTGCGCCGACTGGGGCGTCTCGCTCTAGTGGCCGCGCCGCGCTAGCCATGTTCAAACGCTGGCTCGCGCCCTTGCGGCGCTCGGTACGCGCCCAGTTGCTGGCCCTGGTGCTGGCGCCGCTGCTCATCGGTGTGCCGATTCTGCTGGCGCTGGTATGGACCTGGGGGAACGAGGCCTACCAGCGGCTGCTCATCTCCAAGATCCGGGCGGATCTGGTCATTGCCCATGAGTACTTCGACCGGGTCAAGGACGGGATCGGCCAGGAGCTGCGCGGCGTGGCCGGCTCTCACCGTCTGGCGCTGGCCTATCCCGACGGCGACCCGGTGGCGCTTCAGCAATTGCTCAAGCAGACCTTGCAGTCGACCCGGGTGGACTTCCTGCAGGTGCTCGACATGACGGGGCAACCGGTGGCGTCGGCGCGCGGGCAGGTGCGCGCGCTGCCCGACCGGGAGCGCTGGCCGGTGGTGGCTGAGGCCATGAAAGGCACGCCGGGCACCGGGATCGAGCTGTTCGGTCCGAACGAGCTGGCGGCCATCGACCCGGCGCTGGCCGTGCGTGCCCATACCCGACTGGTCTCGACCCCGGCTGCGCGGCCGGACGATCGCACCTCGGAAGAGCGCGGCCTGATGATCCATTCCGCGGCGCCCATCCGCAATCTGGCGGGCGAGGTGATTGGCGTGCTCGAGGGCGGGGTGTTGCTCAACGGCAACCTGGACATGGTCGACAACATCAACGCCATCGTCTATCGGGAAGGCTCACTGCCGCTGGGCAGCCAGGGCACGGCCACCCTGTTTCTCGGCGATACGCGTGTGGCGACCAACGTGAAACTCTTCGAGAACCAGCGCGCCCTCGGGACCCGGGTGTCCGAAGTGGTCTACGACTATGTGATCGGCCAGGGCAAGATCTGGCACGACACGGCCTTTGTGGTGAATGACTTCTATGTGTCGGGCTACGAGCCTTTTGTGGATGGGTCGGGTAACAAGGTGGGCATGCTCTACGTGGGTTTTCTGGAGGCGCCCCTGCGCGCTGCCAAGCAGACGGCCATGGGGGTGCTGTTCGGCCTGTTCGTGATCATCTCGCTGCTCGGTGCCGTGGTGTCCTTACGCTGGGCGCGCGCCATTTTCCGGCCGGTCGAGCAGATGAACCGGGTCATCCACGAAGTGGAGCAGGGACACTCGGCCGCCCGCGTGGGCGATCTGAAGCGGGAGGACGAACTCGGGCGGGTGGCGCACGAGTTCGATCATCTGCTCGACAGTCTGGCCACCAAGCGTGAGCAGTTGCAGCAGTGGGCCGATGAACTTGACCGCAAGGTGGCGGAGCGCACCGCCGAGCTGGCCGATGCCAACGAGACCCTGCGTCGCGCGCAGCAACAACTGGTGGTCAGCGAAAAACTCGCCGCGGTGGGTGAACTCACTGCCGGTGTGGCGCACGAAATCAACAATCCGGTGGCGGTGATCCAGGGCAACCTCGATGTGCTGGCGGACATTCTCGGGCCCCAGGCCGACCCGGTGCGCGAGGAGATCCGCCTCATCCACCAGCAGGTGGACCGCATCCGCCAGATCGTCACCAAACTGCTCCAGTTCGCCCGTCCCGGCGAGTTTGCGGGTTACACCGAGCAGGTGGACGTGCCGTCGGTGATTGCCGATTGCCTGGTGCTGTCCCGTCACACCCTGGACAAGCGCCAGGTCAAGGTCGAAGTCGTGCATGCGGCGACCCGGAAGGTGGAGATCAACCGCAGCGAGCTGCAGCAGGTGCTCATCAATCTGATCGTCAATGCGGTGCAGGCCATGGCCGAGGGGGGGCGACTCACCCTCAGCAGCGAGGACTGGCTGGATGGGGAGCGGGTCATCGGGGTGCGCATTGGCGTCAAGGACACGGGCGCCGGCATCGAAGACGCGGATCTCAACCGCATTTTCGATGCCTTCTTCACCACCAAACAGGGCAGCGGCACCGGCCTGGGGCTGTCCATCAGTCAGACCTTGGTGCAGCGCTACGGCGGGCGCATCACGGCCGACAGCACCCCGGGCGAGGGCACCATTTTCCACGTCTGGCTGCTGTGCGACGCCGTTTACGAAGAAGGACCGAGCGCACCCGGATTCAAGGCGCGCTGGCGCTTTGGCAGCAACTGAGCCATAGAGCGGCGGCGCTCAACGCTGCACGCAGTCCTCGGTGCCGTGATTGCCGCCTTTGTACTCCGGCTCGTAGTAGAACTTGTGGAACGTCCACTTGCCCTCGGCGTTCTTGCTGAACATCGCGGTGCCGGTGCCGTAGTCGCGCGTCGTCGGGTCGGTGAGTGAGAAGAAAATGCCCATGTGCTCGCCGCGGGCGGCCGCCTGGCCCTCATACACGCCGTAATCCGGCACTTCGAGCTGGAACCGGTAGGCGCCGTATTCACCCGTGCTTTGCGTCGGGATGTTTTCGATGGTGACCGTCCCGGTATAGGCACCCTCATGCGCGTCGTTGCCGGTGCAGTCATAGACGCCGCTGTAGTCGGGGCCGGTGAATTCCGCGGCGAGTGCGGGCGTGACGGCCAGCAGGCCAGTAATCAGCAGGGCGATCTTCAAGGTCGGCTCCGGGGTGAAACGTCATAATGGTTAGGTCACCGAGCATACCCTCGAAAGGCAAACAGGCGAAGGCACCGGGAGCGGCCAGTCCGGATCGGCCGCCTGTTCACCAAAATGTCGCGCGGCATGTCGATTGATGCGCTTCAATGACGACTAACAGGTGTCACCCATCAAACACAAAGGAGAACTCCATGCCTCATACCGTGACCCTGCACCGTGTTGTCCGCGCCCCGGCCTCGCGCCTGTACCGTGCCTTCGTTGATGCGGACGCCCTGTGCAAATGGATGGCACCCCATGGCTACACCGCGCATGTGGATCATCTGGATGCCCGCGTCGGCGGCACCTATCGGATGTATTTCACCAACTTCAGCACCGGAACAAGCCATTCGTTCGGCGGCCGCTACATCGAACTGGTCGAGGGCGAAAAGCTGGTCTACGACGACCAGTTCGATGATCCCGCCGTACCCGGCACCATGATGACCACCATCACGTTGTCGCCGGTGTCGGTTGGGACCGAGCTGCGCATCGAGCAGTCCGGCATCCCAGACATGATCCCGTCCGAGGCCTGCTACCTGGGCTGGCAGGAGTCGCTGGAACTGTTGATCAAACTGGTCGAGCCGGAGATTCCCGACGGATTGTGAGTTTGACGGGGCGGCACCCCGTCAATCGGATCAGAAGCGTAGCTTCACCCCCGCATACAGATTTCGACCGGCACCCGGCACGCCGACGCCCCACACCGGCGCGCCGGCGGCGGTGGCCGACATCGTCGTGCCCTGGCCCAGGTAGGCGCCGCCGAGTGGGTCGAAGTAGAGGCGGTCGAAGACGTTCTCGACGCCGAAATCCACCTGCACCTGCTGCCAGGCATAGCTGGCACGCAGGTTGAGCAGGGTGTAGCCGCTGGTTTCGATCTCGTTGCGCTGATCGGACACATCATGCTTGCCGCCCACGGCCACGACTTCAGCGGCGTTGTTCCATCCGCCGACCTGGTGCGTGAGCGTCAGGCGCGTGTTGATCGGCATGATGTTGTACAGATCGTCGCCGGTGTCCAGGTTCTTGCCGTCCACATAACTCAGTACGCCCTTGAGACCGAATGCGCCGTAAGCCGTGTGCCCGAGCGGCAGGTGGCCGGCCAGATCAATGCCGAACAGACGCGCCGTCTGGTTGGTGTAGCGCAGCACGGTGAACTGGTCTTCGAGCAGCACGTCGCGCTCGGTGTTGGTGGTGCCGTTCCACTGCGCGGCGTCGATGTAGTCGGTCACGCGCGTGTAGAAAGGGGTCACCTTCAGACCCCAGGCGTCGTCCTCGGCGTGCCAGTTGAGCGTGGCGGAGAGGGTGTGGGCCTTCTCGGGTTCAAGATCCAGGTTGCCCACGTAGCCGTTGCCGTCCCCCACGAAGTTGTTCATGAGGGCGGCCATCTGCCAGGTGGACCAGGTGTAGCGCTCGTAGAGATTGGGCGAGCGGGTCTTGCGGGCGAAACCGAATTCCAGCTCGGCGGTGGCGCTCAGTGCATAGCGGGCCAGCG
Coding sequences within:
- the htpX gene encoding zinc metalloprotease HtpX, with the protein product MFGNWMKTSILMAGIVALFGAVGAAIGGQQGMLLALVFGGAMNLWAYWFSDKMVLKMYRARQVDAASSPYLYNMVKELAGRAGLPMPKVYIIDEDQPNAFATGRNPDNAAVAATTGIMKMLSERELRGVMAHELAHVKHRDILISTMSATVAGAISMLANFGMFFGGNNDDRPNPVVAIAMMILAPMAGMIIQMAISRTREFGADRGGAEISGDPHALADALAKIDAYARGIPMHTAERHPETAQMMIMNPLSGGGLRGLFSTHPSTEERIARLRAMG
- the fmt gene encoding methionyl-tRNA formyltransferase encodes the protein MKIAFAGTPEFAAQALRALIEAGHEVVLVLTQPDRPAGRGMKLTPSPVKVVALEHGIAVDQPEKLRTEEQQAALRAAAPEVLVVAAYGIILPQAVLDIPTHGCLNIHASLLPRWRGAAPIHRAIEAGDAETGITIMQMDAGLDTGDMLLKRAMPIRADATTASLHDALAALGGEMIVEALAALPDGLTRTPQPEEGVTYAHKIDKAESRIDWRRPAIELDRAVRAFNPFPGAVAELGGTTLKLWAAAPCDRQGAPGEVLQADAEGLVIACGEGALKITTAQKPGKKRQPVGDVLQGLELVPGMVCDLP
- a CDS encoding LysM peptidoglycan-binding domain-containing protein, whose amino-acid sequence is MIRIIFSMFIGVAALVQPAAAAAPVELAANAPDSYVVKKGDTLWDISGKFLRRPWRWPEVWQMNKDEIRNPHLIYPGQVIMLDRSGPYLRLGRRVGRDIKPTVYTEDLADAIPSIPQNEIEPFLSQPLVVDEQNIQNAAVIVATQENRLFTGQGDTVFAKDVDPGTDQWHVFRPARPLVDPLTKEVLGYEAFHLGTAAVTQHGAPAVLQIISAKQEIGSGERMLPATRPEITSYVPHSPEASVEGRVIGVYGGVSETGRQGVITLGVGQQEGIEVGHVLALYRARGEVKYKDPETGEKETFDLPENRYGLVFVFRVFNRVSYGLVVDASAPVQIADTIRNP
- a CDS encoding DUF494 family protein, with translation MFDVLVYLFENYIHAEACPEPDQLARRLSAAGFEDEEISEALEWLSGLDDVAGTSVLPVAPSIGAIRIYVAEEQVKLGTEGIGFITFLESAGVLDARSRELIVDRVMALPEAAVSMGRIKVIVLMVMWREARPMDSLLVDELLTEDDEDERPVLQ
- a CDS encoding SRPBCC family protein — protein: MPHTVTLHRVVRAPASRLYRAFVDADALCKWMAPHGYTAHVDHLDARVGGTYRMYFTNFSTGTSHSFGGRYIELVEGEKLVYDDQFDDPAVPGTMMTTITLSPVSVGTELRIEQSGIPDMIPSEACYLGWQESLELLIKLVEPEIPDGL
- the dprA gene encoding DNA-processing protein DprA — protein: MADRHDAFAAWLRLTLIPGIGGERQRRLLSVFGLPVAIFDAGHGALAKVVGDKLAHAIRDHDASEQIDRTRQWLETPGNHVVTLADDTYPRALLDTADPPSLLYVKGDLSVLNRTSIAIVGSRNATAQGIDNARAFAHNLASGGLCVVSGLALGIDAAAHEGALEAHGDTVAVIGTGADRMYPARNKALAERIVAHGAIVSEFPLGTAAVAHNFPRRNRIISGLSRGVLVVEAAPGSGSLITARQAVDQGREVFAIPGSIHSPLAKGCHQLIREGAKLVETARDILEEQAFSALERPLERAVETVSTDTQTADPLLDAMGFDPVTIDTMVHRTGLTTETLYAMLLDMELEGRVSRLPGGRFQRL
- the def gene encoding peptide deformylase, producing the protein MALLPILHYPDERLHTKAKPVAEVDERIRTLVADMAETMYEAPGIGLAATQVNVHERVVVIDVSEERNELRAFINPEIIERHGETVGEEGCLSVPGIYDKVTRAERVRVKALNERGEAFELEADGLLAICIQHELDHLDGKVFVEYLSQLKQGRIKSKLAKRARITA
- a CDS encoding sigma-54-dependent transcriptional regulator, whose protein sequence is MTTPANTDSASPDRAQWADYAVLVVDDEEGLRSFLNRALSARGARVETAESAEAAAAVLADGHFDAIVLDIALPGKAGIEWLRELRAGAYSGDVILITAFADMDTAIDALRAGAADFILKPFRVDQILNSLQRCFERARLARENYVLRREVADLSGETGIVGSSQAMRQLYGLIKRVAPTPTTVLIQGESGVGKELAARALHGMSTRAERTFVPVNCAAVSPELIESELFGHVKGAFTGAADSRSGLFVYANGGTLFLDEIGELPLALQTKLLRALEEQRVRPVGSTKEVPVDVRVIAATNRDLQAEVAAGRFREDLYYRLEVLTLTIPPLRDRPDDIVPLAEHFNHQLAARIGLPPLDILPEVAARLAGYRWPGNARELRNFIERALILGHFPVDAEQDTVGGAKDMPLTLAEVEKRHILAVLRQCEGNKTRAAELLEVSRKTLERKCADWGVSL
- a CDS encoding sensor histidine kinase, producing the protein MFKRWLAPLRRSVRAQLLALVLAPLLIGVPILLALVWTWGNEAYQRLLISKIRADLVIAHEYFDRVKDGIGQELRGVAGSHRLALAYPDGDPVALQQLLKQTLQSTRVDFLQVLDMTGQPVASARGQVRALPDRERWPVVAEAMKGTPGTGIELFGPNELAAIDPALAVRAHTRLVSTPAARPDDRTSEERGLMIHSAAPIRNLAGEVIGVLEGGVLLNGNLDMVDNINAIVYREGSLPLGSQGTATLFLGDTRVATNVKLFENQRALGTRVSEVVYDYVIGQGKIWHDTAFVVNDFYVSGYEPFVDGSGNKVGMLYVGFLEAPLRAAKQTAMGVLFGLFVIISLLGAVVSLRWARAIFRPVEQMNRVIHEVEQGHSAARVGDLKREDELGRVAHEFDHLLDSLATKREQLQQWADELDRKVAERTAELADANETLRRAQQQLVVSEKLAAVGELTAGVAHEINNPVAVIQGNLDVLADILGPQADPVREEIRLIHQQVDRIRQIVTKLLQFARPGEFAGYTEQVDVPSVIADCLVLSRHTLDKRQVKVEVVHAATRKVEINRSELQQVLINLIVNAVQAMAEGGRLTLSSEDWLDGERVIGVRIGVKDTGAGIEDADLNRIFDAFFTTKQGSGTGLGLSISQTLVQRYGGRITADSTPGEGTIFHVWLLCDAVYEEGPSAPGFKARWRFGSN